A DNA window from Pseudomonadota bacterium contains the following coding sequences:
- the tuf gene encoding elongation factor Tu (EF-Tu; promotes GTP-dependent binding of aminoacyl-tRNA to the A-site of ribosomes during protein biosynthesis; when the tRNA anticodon matches the mRNA codon, GTP hydrolysis results; the inactive EF-Tu-GDP leaves the ribosome and release of GDP is promoted by elongation factor Ts; many prokaryotes have two copies of the gene encoding EF-Tu), producing the protein CELPEGVEMVMPGDNVQMKVELIAPIAMEDGLRFAIREGGRTVGAGVVAKIIE; encoded by the coding sequence TTGCGAGCTTCCGGAGGGCGTTGAGATGGTGATGCCGGGAGACAACGTGCAGATGAAGGTTGAGCTGATCGCGCCGATCGCGATGGAAGACGGCCTTCGCTTTGCGATCCGCGAAGGCGGACGCACGGTCGGCGCCGGCGTAGTCGCCAAAATTATTGAATGA